In a single window of the Amycolatopsis sp. cg5 genome:
- the ispG gene encoding flavodoxin-dependent (E)-4-hydroxy-3-methylbut-2-enyl-diphosphate synthase: protein MTVALGMPALPPPVLSDRRKTRQLQVGSVGVGSEHPISVQSMTTTLTSDVNATLQQIAELTAAGCDIVRVACPSADDAEALSAIAKKSQIPVIADIHFQPKYVFAAIEAGCAAVRVNPGNIRKFDDQVKEIARAAKDHGTPIRIGVNAGSLDKRLLEKYGKATPEALAESAMWEASLFAEHDFHDIKISVKHNDPVVMVRAYELLAEQCDYPLHLGVTEAGPAFQGTIKSAVAFGALLRQGIGDTIRVSLSAPPVEEVKVGIQILQSLNLKQRKLEIVSCPSCGRAQVDVYTLAEQVTAGLEGMEIPLRVAVMGCVVNGPGEAREADLGVASGNGKGQIFVKGEVIKTVPEHAIVETLIEEAMRIAEEAGESIGEGEPTVTVG, encoded by the coding sequence GTGACTGTCGCACTAGGAATGCCGGCCCTGCCACCACCTGTCCTGTCCGACCGACGCAAGACCCGCCAGCTGCAGGTGGGCTCAGTCGGCGTGGGCAGTGAGCACCCGATTTCGGTGCAGTCGATGACCACCACCCTGACCTCCGACGTGAACGCGACGCTGCAGCAGATCGCCGAGCTGACGGCCGCCGGATGTGACATCGTGCGGGTGGCGTGCCCGTCGGCTGACGACGCGGAGGCGTTGTCGGCGATCGCGAAGAAGTCGCAGATCCCGGTGATCGCGGACATCCACTTCCAGCCGAAGTACGTGTTCGCGGCGATCGAAGCGGGCTGCGCGGCGGTCCGGGTGAACCCTGGCAACATCCGCAAGTTCGACGACCAGGTCAAGGAGATCGCCCGCGCGGCGAAGGACCACGGCACGCCGATCCGGATCGGCGTCAACGCCGGGTCCTTGGACAAGCGGCTGCTGGAGAAGTACGGCAAAGCCACGCCCGAGGCGCTGGCGGAGTCGGCCATGTGGGAGGCGTCGCTGTTCGCCGAGCACGACTTCCACGACATCAAGATCTCGGTCAAGCACAACGACCCGGTCGTCATGGTCCGGGCGTACGAGCTGCTGGCCGAGCAGTGCGACTACCCGCTGCACCTCGGCGTGACCGAGGCCGGTCCGGCGTTCCAGGGCACCATCAAGTCGGCGGTGGCGTTCGGTGCGCTGCTGCGGCAAGGCATCGGGGACACGATCCGGGTGTCGCTGTCGGCGCCGCCGGTGGAAGAGGTCAAGGTCGGGATCCAGATCCTGCAGTCGCTGAACCTCAAGCAGCGCAAGCTGGAGATCGTGTCGTGCCCGTCCTGCGGTCGCGCGCAGGTCGACGTCTACACCCTCGCCGAGCAGGTCACCGCCGGTCTGGAGGGCATGGAGATCCCGCTGCGCGTCGCGGTCATGGGCTGCGTCGTCAACGGCCCCGGCGAGGCCCGCGAAGCCGACCTCGGCGTCGCCTCCGGCAACGGCAAGGGCCAGATCTTCGTCAAGGGCGAGGTCATCAAGACCGTGCCCGAACACGCGATCGTCGAGACCCTCATCGAAGAAGCCATGCGCATCGCCGAAGAAGCAGGCGAGTCCATCGGCGAAGGCGAGCCCACCGTCACGGTCGGCTGA
- a CDS encoding helix-turn-helix domain-containing protein, whose translation MSVEWAVGLPHPAVRHLVARYVGYTQESVTPEVHRGLPSRYVTMIISLAEPIRLLEGAGFGALSTQGMVGGMHVGPALIAQDRFQSGIHLELNPLGVRALLGVSAASLAGEVVELEQFALGSLPDRLRSAPDWASRFSILDTVLTRSVASVDISREVGWAWQSMIGAGGRLRVTSLADEIGWSRRHFGERFRAEVGLSPKQAARVLRFERAAGKLRGGRLDLASLAVECGYYDQAHLSNEWRALAGCSPRTWILEELPFLQDSDVFALDT comes from the coding sequence GTGTCAGTCGAATGGGCTGTGGGACTGCCGCACCCGGCGGTGCGGCACCTCGTCGCGCGGTACGTCGGATACACCCAGGAGAGCGTCACCCCCGAGGTCCATCGGGGACTTCCGTCGCGGTACGTGACCATGATCATCAGCCTGGCGGAGCCGATCCGGCTCCTCGAAGGCGCGGGCTTCGGCGCGCTGAGCACCCAGGGCATGGTCGGCGGCATGCACGTCGGCCCGGCGCTGATCGCCCAGGACCGCTTCCAGTCGGGCATCCACCTGGAGCTGAACCCGCTCGGCGTGCGCGCGCTGCTCGGCGTCTCGGCGGCCTCACTGGCCGGCGAGGTCGTCGAGCTCGAACAGTTCGCGCTGGGTTCACTGCCGGACCGGCTCCGGTCCGCGCCGGACTGGGCGTCCCGATTCTCCATTTTGGACACCGTGCTGACGCGTTCGGTCGCCTCGGTCGACATCTCACGCGAGGTCGGCTGGGCGTGGCAGTCCATGATCGGCGCCGGCGGCCGACTGCGCGTGACCTCACTGGCCGACGAGATCGGCTGGAGCCGCCGCCACTTCGGCGAACGCTTCCGCGCCGAGGTCGGGCTCTCACCCAAACAAGCGGCGAGGGTGCTGCGCTTCGAGCGCGCCGCTGGGAAACTGCGCGGCGGCCGGCTGGATCTGGCCTCGCTCGCCGTCGAATGCGGGTACTACGACCAGGCGCACCTGTCGAACGAATGGCGCGCGCTGGCCGGCTGCTCACCGCGGACCTGGATACTCGAAGAGCTCCCGTTTCTCCAAGACTCGGACGTCTTCGCGCTCGACACTTGA
- a CDS encoding RIP metalloprotease — protein sequence MVIVLGAILFALGICVSVALHEAGHMLTAKAFGMKVRRYFIGFGPTVFSFKRGETEYGLKWIPLGGFCDIAGMTALDEVTPEESKRAMWRFPTWKRTVVLSAGSAAHFILGFLVLYIMGVTMGLPDIEAAQKQPDATVSSISACVRPATTQAEVDQQKKQVLCQPGDLAPAKAGGMLPGDRIDSINGKPTKTWEEAVKLIQVSSGPTQFVVQRGGQPVNLTIDVPAIARLQTDGSVKTFGMIGAARSNAVPAPLTYGPIDGIGGAIHHTGVMFDQTFQRLIEFPSRIPAVWNAIFGGERDPNTPVSVVGASIIGGEAVDRGLWEIFVYLLATLNFFIGVFNLLPLLPLDGGHIAVTWYERVRDLLRKARGKVAGGPVDYTKLSSVTMVLVFLGAAVTLLTVTADIVNPIHLP from the coding sequence GTGGTCATCGTCTTGGGTGCGATCCTTTTCGCGCTGGGTATCTGCGTCTCGGTCGCACTGCACGAAGCGGGCCACATGCTGACGGCGAAGGCCTTCGGCATGAAGGTGCGCCGCTACTTCATCGGCTTCGGGCCGACGGTGTTCTCGTTCAAGCGCGGCGAGACCGAGTACGGCCTCAAGTGGATCCCGCTCGGCGGCTTCTGCGACATCGCGGGCATGACCGCGCTCGACGAGGTCACTCCTGAAGAGTCCAAGCGCGCGATGTGGCGGTTCCCGACCTGGAAGCGCACCGTGGTGCTTTCGGCGGGCTCGGCCGCGCACTTCATCCTCGGCTTCCTCGTGCTCTACATCATGGGCGTCACCATGGGCCTGCCGGACATCGAGGCCGCGCAGAAGCAGCCCGACGCGACCGTCTCCAGCATCTCCGCCTGCGTCCGTCCCGCGACCACCCAGGCCGAGGTCGACCAGCAGAAGAAGCAGGTGCTTTGCCAGCCCGGTGACCTCGCGCCCGCCAAGGCGGGCGGCATGCTGCCCGGCGACCGGATCGACTCCATCAACGGCAAGCCGACCAAGACCTGGGAAGAGGCCGTCAAGCTCATCCAGGTGTCTTCGGGGCCCACTCAGTTCGTGGTCCAGCGTGGCGGCCAGCCGGTCAACCTGACCATCGACGTGCCCGCGATCGCGCGGCTGCAGACCGACGGCAGCGTCAAGACCTTCGGCATGATCGGCGCGGCCAGGTCTAACGCGGTGCCCGCGCCGCTGACCTACGGCCCGATCGACGGCATCGGCGGTGCGATCCACCACACCGGGGTGATGTTCGACCAGACCTTCCAGCGGCTGATCGAGTTCCCGTCGCGCATCCCGGCCGTGTGGAACGCCATCTTCGGCGGCGAGCGCGACCCGAACACCCCGGTCAGCGTGGTCGGCGCGAGCATCATCGGCGGCGAGGCCGTCGACCGCGGCCTGTGGGAGATCTTCGTCTACCTGCTGGCGACGCTGAACTTCTTCATCGGCGTGTTCAACCTGCTCCCGCTGCTGCCGCTCGACGGCGGGCACATCGCGGTGACCTGGTACGAGCGTGTCCGCGACCTGCTCCGCAAGGCTCGCGGCAAGGTCGCGGGCGGACCGGTCGACTACACCAAGTTGTCCTCGGTCACGATGGTGCTCGTCTTCTTGGGAGCAGCAGTCACGCTACTCACCGTAACGGCTGACATCGTGAACCCCATCCACCTGCCGTAG